Proteins from a single region of Ziziphus jujuba cultivar Dongzao chromosome 1, ASM3175591v1:
- the LOC107411201 gene encoding magnesium-chelatase subunit ChlI, chloroplastic: MASVLGASSLAILSCRSLSLPIPKISISSLSSNPGQTCGKRLHGGIGIHGKKGRSQFHVAVSNVATEINSVEQKLATKESQRPVYPFAAIVGQDEMKLCLLLNVIDPKIGGVMIMGDRGTGKSTTVRSLVDLLPEIQVVAGDPYNSDPEDPESMGIEVREDIMKGEKLSVVMTKINMVDLPLGATEDRVCGTIDIEKALTEGVKAFEPGLLAKANRGILYVDEVNLLDDHLVDVLLDSAASGWNTVEREGISISHPARFILIGSGNPEEGELRPQLLDRFGMHAQVGTVRDAELRVKIVEERSRFDRNPKEFRDSYLAEQEKLQQQIASARSSLSSVQIDHDLKVKISKVCAELNVDGLRGDIVTNRAAKALSALKGRDKVTADDIATVIPNCLRHRLRKDPLESIDSGLLVIEKFYEVFS; encoded by the exons ATGGCGTCCGTACTTGGAGCTTCTTCATTAGCTATCTTGTCTTGCCGTTCCCTTTCTCTTCCTATTCCTAAGATCTCCATTTCTTCTCTATCCTCCAACCCAG GGCAGACTTGTGGAAAAAGGTTACATGGAGGAATTGGAATTCATGGAAAGAAGGGAAGGTCTCAGTTCCATGTGGCCGTTAGCAATGTTGCCACTGAAATCAACTCTGTTGAACAG AAACTCGCCACAAAGGAAAGCCAAAGGCCGGTATATCCATTTGCTGCTATAGTGGGACAGGATGAGATGAAACTCTGCCTTCTCCTAAATGTGATTGATCCCAAGATTGGGGGTGTCATGATCATGGGTGATAGGGGAACCGGAAAATCTACGACAGTCAGGTCTTTGGTTGATTTGCTTCCTGAAATCCAGGTAGTTGCTGGTGACCCGTACAACTCGGATCCTGAAGATCCAGAGTCAATGGGCATCGAAGTTAGAGAGGATATAATGAAAGGGGAGAAACTTTCTGTTGTCATGACTAAAATTAACATGGTTGATTTGCCATTGGGTGCTACAGAAGATAGAGTCTGTGGGACAATTGACATTGAGAAAGCTCTCACTGAGGGTGTCAAGGCCTTTGAACCAGGCCTTCTTGCGAAAGCTAATAGAGGAATTCTTTATGTGGATGAAGTTAACCTTTTGGATGACCACTTGGTGGATGTTTTATTGGATTCTGCTGCCTCTGGTTGGAACACAGTGGAGAGAGAGGGTATATCAATTTCGCATCCTGctagatttattttaattggctCAGGCAATCCTGAAGAAGGGGAGCTTAGACCACAACTCCTTGACCGGTTTGGAATGCATGCACAAGTAGGTACTGTGAGGGATGCAGAGCTTAGAGTGAAGATCGTGGAGGAGAGATCTCGGTTTGACAGAAACCCCAAGGAATTCCGGGATTCTTACTTGGCAGAGCAAGAAAAGTTGCAGCAACAAATTGCATCAGCTaggagttctctttcttcaGTTCAAATAGATCATGATCTCAAGGTGAAAATCTCAAAGGTTTGTGCAGAGTTGAATGTTGATGGATTGAGAGGAGACATTGTAACAAATAGGGCTGCAAAAGCTTTGTCTGCTCTAAAGGGAAGAGATAAAGTTACTGCAGATGATATTGCTACTGTCATCCCTAATTGCTTAAGACATCGTCTTAGGAAAGACCCTCTAGAGTCAATAGACTCCGGTTTACTTGTCATTGAGAAATTCTATGAGGTTTTCAGTTGA
- the LOC107410705 gene encoding protein IQ-DOMAIN 9 isoform X2 → MGSGNWIKTIIRLKKTKIGSSKKGKKARKALRRLRGTVRLQALKQGYPVHKQATTTLGHLHSWCKIQAQIRARRLCMVTEGRIKQKKQENQLKLEARLHGLEVEWCGGAETMDEILGRIYQREEAAVKRERAMAYAFSHQWRANCSQSQGLGSDELGKANWGWSWKERWIAARPWESRVPTKFISPKKVKSKQDTKVGKTVNSPSPKTPTPKAPTPVKVPSSNGKRTMKPRRLSFPSSEKSLAVEGNTKTEEANTKKEELVS, encoded by the exons GCTAGGAAAGCTTTACGTCGATTAAGAGGGACAGTAAGATTACAAGCCCTGAAACAAGGTTACCCTGTTCACAAACAAGCTACGACTACATTGGGCCATCTACATTCATGGTGCAAGATACAGGCCCAGATTAGAGCTCGCCGACTCTGTATGGTAACAGAGGGGCGAATCAAACAGAAGAAACAAGAGAATCAACTAAAGCTTGAGGCAAGGTTACATGGTCTAGAG GTGGAGTGGTGTGGTGGGGCTGAAACAATGGATGAAATTCTTGGAAGGATATATCAAAGAGAAGAAGCAGCAGTTAAAAGAGAGCGGGCTATGGCATATGCTTTTTCTCATCAG TGGAGGGCAAACTGTAGTCAGAGCCAAGGGTTGGGTAGTGATGAACTTGGCAAAGCTAATTGGGGTTGGAGCTGGAAGGAACGTTGGATTGCTGCTCGTCCGTGGGAAAGCCGTGTCCCTACTAAGTTCATTAGCCCAAAAAAAGTGAAAAGCAAGCAGGACACCAAAGTTGGGAAAACGGTGAATTCACCATCACCAAAAACTCCAACACCAAAAGCTCCAACTCCGGTTAAGGTTCCTTCATCAAATGGGAAAAGAACTATGAAGCCCCGGAGATTATCTTTCCCATCTTCTGAAAAGTCACTTGCAGTTGAAGGAAACACTAAAACAGAAGAGGCTAACACCAAGAAAGAAGAATTGGTGTCTTAG
- the LOC107410705 gene encoding protein IQ-DOMAIN 9 isoform X1: protein MGSGNWIKTIIRLKKTKIGSSKKGKKKGLRSFANGGTCGTNGCLDMPIEDIAATRIQTAFRAYMARKALRRLRGTVRLQALKQGYPVHKQATTTLGHLHSWCKIQAQIRARRLCMVTEGRIKQKKQENQLKLEARLHGLEVEWCGGAETMDEILGRIYQREEAAVKRERAMAYAFSHQWRANCSQSQGLGSDELGKANWGWSWKERWIAARPWESRVPTKFISPKKVKSKQDTKVGKTVNSPSPKTPTPKAPTPVKVPSSNGKRTMKPRRLSFPSSEKSLAVEGNTKTEEANTKKEELVS from the exons AAGGGACTGCGAAGTTTTGCCAATGGTGGTACTTGTGGAACTAATGGTTGCCTTGATATGCCAATCGAGGATATAGCTGCAACTAGAATTCAAACAGCCTTTCGTGCATATATG GCTAGGAAAGCTTTACGTCGATTAAGAGGGACAGTAAGATTACAAGCCCTGAAACAAGGTTACCCTGTTCACAAACAAGCTACGACTACATTGGGCCATCTACATTCATGGTGCAAGATACAGGCCCAGATTAGAGCTCGCCGACTCTGTATGGTAACAGAGGGGCGAATCAAACAGAAGAAACAAGAGAATCAACTAAAGCTTGAGGCAAGGTTACATGGTCTAGAG GTGGAGTGGTGTGGTGGGGCTGAAACAATGGATGAAATTCTTGGAAGGATATATCAAAGAGAAGAAGCAGCAGTTAAAAGAGAGCGGGCTATGGCATATGCTTTTTCTCATCAG TGGAGGGCAAACTGTAGTCAGAGCCAAGGGTTGGGTAGTGATGAACTTGGCAAAGCTAATTGGGGTTGGAGCTGGAAGGAACGTTGGATTGCTGCTCGTCCGTGGGAAAGCCGTGTCCCTACTAAGTTCATTAGCCCAAAAAAAGTGAAAAGCAAGCAGGACACCAAAGTTGGGAAAACGGTGAATTCACCATCACCAAAAACTCCAACACCAAAAGCTCCAACTCCGGTTAAGGTTCCTTCATCAAATGGGAAAAGAACTATGAAGCCCCGGAGATTATCTTTCCCATCTTCTGAAAAGTCACTTGCAGTTGAAGGAAACACTAAAACAGAAGAGGCTAACACCAAGAAAGAAGAATTGGTGTCTTAG
- the LOC107411400 gene encoding spermidine coumaroyl-CoA acyltransferase has translation MEVKISETAVVAPSPSPFDHDHVLTLSHLDNDPNLHVTFRYVRAYVAKPPVPSSDPFHVISSALSSALVHYYPLAGTLRRTPDHRLEVFCSPGQGVRLIRASVNSTLESLRYIDDPDSDFIEHLSPAVDPDEGLLNPCVLQVTEFDCGGYTLGAAIHHSLCDGMGATQFFNVMAQLARGETRLLASPVWDRVKLLGPRDPPRVEAPIRDFLSLDSGFSPYRQSIGPVVRKCFNVKDEHLERFKAELLERCGLKFTTFEALGAFIWRAKVKASEVPGDEIVKFAYSINMRKLVKPPLPGGYWGNGCVPMYVKLSAKDLVQKPLWETAEQIRKSKSNATDEYVRSFIDFQELHRGEGITAGKGVTGFTDWRHLGHSTVDFGWGGPVTVLPLSRNLLGSVEPCFFLPYSSASVGDKDGFKVLVNLRVTAVPAFSEAMDKFSRLEFGLYSSL, from the exons ATGGAAGTCAAAATCTCCGAAACCGCTGTCGTCGCTCCCTCTCCATCCCCATTCGACCATGACCACGTCCTTACCCTTTCCCACCTCGACAACGATCCCAACCTCCACGTCACCTTCCGTTACGTCCGTGCCTATGTCGCCAAGCCTCCGGTTCCCTCCTCCGATCCCTTCCACGTCATCTCCTCCGCTCTTTCCTCTGCTCTCGTCCATTACTATCCCCTCGCAGGGACTCTTCGCCGCACCCCCGACCACCGCCTTGAGGTTTTCTGCTCGCCGGGGCAGGGCGTCCGACTCATTCGCGCCTCGGTGAACTCTACCCTTGAGTCGTTGCGTTACATCGATGACCCGGATTCGGATTTCATCGAACACTTGTCGCCCGCCGTCGACCCGGATGAGGGGCTCCTCAACCCGTGTGTCTTGCAAGTCACGGAGTTCGACTGTGGTGGCTATACTCTTGGAGCCGCAATACACCACTCCCTTTGCGATGGGATGGGCGCGACTCAGTTCTTCAATGTCATGGCCCAGTTGGCCCGCGGGGAAACCCGTCTCTTGGCTTCTCCGGTATGGGATCGGGTAAAATTGCTCGGGCCCAGAGACCCGCCCCGAGTGGAGGCACCGATCCGTGATTTTCTGAGTTTGGACAGTGGGTTCTCGCCGTACCGGCAGTCAATTGGGCCAGTTGTGAGAAAGTGCTTCAATGTGAAAGACGAGCACTTGGAGCGGTTCAAGGCTGAGCTTTTGGAGCGATGCGGGTTGAAATTCACGACGTTTGAAGCTTTGGGTGCTTTCATTTGGCGAGCCAA GGTTAAAGCCTCAGAGGTCCCAGGAGATGAGATAGTGAAGTTTGCATATTCAATCAACATGAGGAAGCTAGTGAAGCCGCCATTGCCTGGTGGGTATTGGGGCAATGGGTGTGTGCCAATGTATGTGAAGCTGAGCGCCAAAGATTTGGTGCAGAAACCACTTTGGGAAACAGCGGAGCAGATCAGGAAGAGCAAAAGCAATGCTACGGATGAGTACGTGAGGTCGTTCATCGACTTCCAGGAGCTACACCGTGGAGAAGGAATAACGGCAGGTAAAGGAGTGACTGGATTCACGGACTGGAGACATTTGGGACATTCGACTGTGGATTTTGGTTGGGGAGGTCCTGTTACTGTTTTGCCACTTTCCAGAAACCTTCTTGGAAGCGTTGAGCCTTGCTTTTTCCTGCCTTATTCTTCCGCCAGTGTGGGTGACAAAGATGGGTTCAAGGTTTTGGTGAATTTAAGAGTGACTGCCGTGCCTGCTTTTAGCGAAGCGATGGACAAGTTTTCTAGGCTGGAATTTGGGTTGTATTCCAGCTTGTAA
- the LOC107410484 gene encoding transcription factor TCP4: MLQARDYKDEKRETEDEDHQGEEEDNEEEEEDEDELGQKKHKILTDCQHVQSPLSGAMRGKLFQDDRANSSRKRCCSTRSGRLKENELYQNHPFSKLRLENEAGEGLQVNGGRIIRSIGRKDRHSKVRTSKGPRDRRVRLSAHTAIQFYDVQDRLGFDRPSKAIDWLIDKAKAAIEALAEQRTENLDSLNVDDSIPRTKHLGKQSIYQHPSNFSISGSTPSSSNQFQDYPPEENSIQDLCVSLQPLKAPVFDVHLSSPIDSGELALDDLNASVMGGQFQGLIDWNSNNAGVERDGSFFDPSSAISPQQPVLSQQHHLFTKRGPLHSSNLLPLHAWTDPPMSINDHGQTQSPTSHSVSSIGFSGGFLGI, encoded by the coding sequence ATGTTACAAGCTAGAGATTATAAAGATGAGAAAAGAGAGACAGAAGATGAAGATCATCAAGGAGAAGAGGAAGATaatgaggaggaggaggaggacgaGGATGAACTAGGACAAAAGAAGCACAAGATTCTCACTGATTGTCAGCATGTTCAATCCCCACTTTCAGGAGCAATGCGTGGTAAACTATTTCAAGATGACAGAGCAAATTCTAGTAGGAAAAGATGTTGTTCTACAAGATCGGGGAGACTTAAAGAGAATGAGCTTTACCAAAACCACCCATTTTCGAAATTGAGGTTAGAGAATGAAGCAGGAGAAGGTTTACAAGTTAATGGAGGTCGAATAATCCGATCCATTGGACGAAAAGACCGCCACAGCAAGGTACGCACTTCAAAAGGTCCCAGAGACAGGCGAGTCCGTCTGTCAGCTCATACTGCTATACAGTTCTATGATGTTCAAGACCGACTTGGCTTTGATCGACCAAGTAAAGCCATCGATTGGCTCATCGACAAGGCCAAGGCAGCCATTGAAGCTCTTGCTGAGCAACGCACCGAAAATCTTGACTCTTTGAACGTCGACGACTCTATTCCACGCACAAAGCACCTGGGGAAACAGAGTATTTATCAGCACCCAAGCAATTTCTCAATTTCTGGTTCTACACCGTCATCTTCCAACCAATTCCAAGACTACCCACCTGAAGAGAATTCAATACAAGATCTCTGTGTCTCACTTCAACCCTTGAAAGCTCCAGTTTTTGATGTCCACCTTTCGAGTCCCATTGATTCAGGTGAACTAGCGCTCGATGACTTGAATGCAAGTGTAATGGGTGGTCAGTTTCAGGGTCTGATAGATTGGAATTCTAACAATGCAGGGGTTGAAAGAGATGGGTCTTTCTTCGACCCCTCCTCGGCTATTTCACCGCAACAGCCAGTTCTAAGCCAACAACACCACTTGTTTACTAAGAGGGGACCCCTTCATTCCAGTAACTTGCTCCCACTTCATGCTTGGACTGATCCTCCAATGTCCATTAATGACCATGGACAAACTCAATCACCAACTTCTCACTCAGTTTCCAGCATAGGATTCTCAGGTGGATTCTTGGGGATCTAA
- the LOC107411212 gene encoding nudix hydrolase 15, mitochondrial, protein MISLLRRLAISLPSTAPPPLFKLMDSASSFGGSQRLMALAHQLRFYKPPPSPLDDDFDDLGLEDSGGKVVSQVGFVESATPVAQDPERFRPKKAAVLVCLFEGDAGDLRVILTKRSSRLNTHSGEIALPGGKADEGDKDDGDTATREAKEEIGLDPSLVNIVTVLEPFLSKHLLRVVPVIGILTDKKAFKPAPNPAEVEAVFDAPLEMFIKDENRRAEEREWLGNQYLIHFFDYKSENKKYVIWGLTAGILIRAASIVYQRPPPFLEQNPIFKVPRVLEKDTVLP, encoded by the exons ATGATTTCACTTTTGAGAAGGCTAGCAATATCACTGCCTTCTACAGCACCACCACCACTCTTCAAACTCATGGACTCCGCCAGTTCCTTTGGAGGCTCACAGAGACTCATGGCCTTGGCCCACCAGCTCCGCTTCTACAAGCCCCCGCCCTCTCCACTTGACGACGATTTCGACGACCTGGGCCTTGAAGATTCGGGTGGGAAGGTTGTTTCCCAAGTGGGTTTTGTGGAATCGGCTACCCCAGTTGCTCAAGACCCAGAAAGATTCAGACCCAAGAAAGCCGCTGTTTTGGTATGTCTCTTTGAAGGGGATGCTGGGGATCTGCGAGTCATACTTACCAAGCGCTCTTCGAGGCTGAATACTCACTCTG GTGAAATTGCATTGCCAGGTGGGAAAGCAGACGAGGGGGATAAGGATGATGGAGATACGGCAACAAGGGAGGCGAAAGAGGAAATTGGTTTGGATCCTTCGCTGGTGAATATCGTGACTGTTCTTGAACCTTTCTTGTCTAAG CACCTACTTAGAGTTGTTCCAGTCATTGGCATACTTACTGATAAGAAAGCATTCAAGCCTGCTCCAAATCCTGCCGAAGTAGAAGCAGTATTTGAtgctccgttggaaatgttcatCAAG GATGAAAACCGGAGAGCGGAGGAGAGAGAGTGGTTGGGGAACCAGTATCTAATTCATTTCTTTGACTATAAATCTGAGAATAAAAAGTACGTAATATGGGGTTTAACCGCTGGGATCTTAATTAGGGCTGCATCAATTGTATACCAACGGCCACCACCTTTTCTAGAGCAGAATCCTATTTTCAAGGTTCCACGAGTCCTAGAGAAGGATACTGTATTGCCTTAA
- the LOC107411222 gene encoding nudix hydrolase 15, mitochondrial — protein MGSSSNGLGAWGGSQRLQAMALHFRQQKAPPPPSAAATAANAPKNRAAVLICLFQGDDGDLRVILTKRASTLSSHSGEVALPGGKVEEGDEDDVATAIREAKEEIGLDACLVNVVTVLEPFHTKRGMLVVPVIGVLSDRKAFNPSPNAAEVEEIFDAPLEICLKDENRRVEEKEWHGVKYLLHYFDYEANKKKFVIWALTAGILIMAASVVYQKPPAFSERRPKFWTGDAARESTSMP, from the exons ATGGGTTCGAGCTCCAACGGCCTTGGAGCATGGGGAGGATCACAGCGTCTTCAGGCCATGGCTTTGCATTTCCGTCAGCAGAAAGCGCCACCTCCACCATCTGCTGCTGCTACTGCTGCTAATGCTCCTAAAAACCGAGCTGCCGTTCTGATATGCCTTTTTCAAGGGGATGATGGAGATCTGCGTGTCATTCTCACCAAACGAGCCTCTACTCTCTCCTCTCACTCTG GTGAAGTTGCACTTCCGGGTGGGAAAGTGGAGGAAGGTGATGAAGATGACGTTGCCACGGCCATTCGAGAGGCTAAGGAGGAGATCGGCTTGGACGCTTGTCTAGTTAATGTTGTTACAGTTCTTGAACCTTTTCACACCAAG CGCGGTATGTTAGTAGTTCCTGTAATTGGCGTACTTTCAGACAGGAAAGCTTTCAATCCATCTCCAAATGCAGCAGAAGTTGAAGAAATATTCGACGCTCCCTTGGAAATATGTCTAAAG GATGAGAACAGAAGAGTAGAGGAGAAAGAGTGGCATGGAGTTAAATATCTATTACATTACTTCGACTATGAAGCAAATAAGAAGAAATTCGTCATATGGGCTTTAACTGCTGGAATTTTGATTATGGCTGCCTCAGTAGTGTACCAAAAGCCACCAGCATTTTCTGAGCGGAGGCCTAAATTCTGGACCGGAGATGCTGCTAGAGAGAGCACCAGTATGCCATAG